In Acidimicrobiia bacterium, one DNA window encodes the following:
- a CDS encoding FadD3 family acyl-CoA ligase, whose product MATTPDHLLTIPGVLARAASLYATGDALVDERDRLTYAGLAADVEIAARAIVASGVQPGERVAIWAPNTTEWVVAALAVYRAGGVIVPLNTRFKGAEAAYILERADVRLLFTVTDFLATNYVELLRAADPVASLREIVVLRGSTAPDTVAWSEFLARADRVIPEAVEARRDALTADTMSDILFTSGTTGKPKGAMLTHGASVRAYTAWSDVVGLREGDRYLVVNPFFHAFGLKAGILASVLKGAAIIPHAVFDVDEVMRRAAEEQVSMLPGPPTIYQSILDHPRLGEFDMTSLRLAVTGAAAVPVELIRRMRSELGFETIVTGYGLTEATGIATMCRHDDDPETISRTAGRAIPGTEVRAVDDDNQPVPAGEPGEVVVRGYNVMKGFIHDEEATKEAIDADGWLHTGDIGVLDERGNLRITDRLKDMFVVGGFNAYPAEIEQMIMRHPKVSEAAAVGIPDERLGEVCRVYIIARHGVELTETEIIEYCRERLANFKVPREVLIVPELPRNASGKVLRYVLRAQAAGQPTHA is encoded by the coding sequence ATGGCGACCACTCCCGACCACCTCCTCACGATTCCGGGCGTGCTCGCACGCGCCGCGAGCCTCTACGCGACCGGCGACGCGCTGGTCGACGAACGCGATCGACTCACGTACGCGGGGCTCGCGGCCGACGTCGAGATCGCCGCCCGCGCGATCGTCGCATCGGGTGTGCAGCCCGGCGAACGCGTCGCGATCTGGGCGCCGAACACGACGGAATGGGTCGTCGCCGCGCTCGCGGTCTACCGCGCGGGCGGGGTGATCGTGCCGCTCAACACGCGCTTCAAGGGCGCGGAGGCCGCGTACATCCTCGAGCGCGCCGACGTGCGCCTGCTGTTCACGGTCACCGACTTCCTCGCGACCAACTACGTCGAGCTGCTGCGCGCCGCGGACCCGGTCGCGTCGCTGCGCGAGATCGTGGTGCTGCGCGGCTCCACCGCGCCCGACACGGTCGCGTGGTCCGAGTTTCTCGCGCGCGCCGATCGCGTGATCCCCGAAGCGGTCGAGGCGCGACGCGACGCGCTCACCGCCGACACGATGTCCGACATCCTCTTCACGTCGGGCACGACCGGCAAGCCCAAGGGCGCGATGCTCACGCACGGAGCGAGCGTGCGGGCGTACACCGCGTGGTCCGACGTCGTGGGACTCCGCGAAGGTGACCGCTACCTCGTGGTCAACCCGTTCTTCCACGCCTTCGGGCTCAAGGCGGGAATCCTCGCGAGCGTGCTCAAGGGCGCGGCGATCATCCCGCACGCGGTCTTCGACGTCGACGAGGTCATGCGGCGCGCCGCCGAGGAGCAGGTGTCGATGCTCCCGGGTCCGCCGACCATCTACCAGTCGATCCTCGACCATCCGCGTCTCGGCGAGTTCGACATGACGTCACTGCGACTCGCGGTGACGGGCGCGGCCGCGGTGCCGGTCGAGCTGATCCGCCGCATGCGCTCGGAGCTCGGATTCGAGACGATCGTCACCGGCTACGGCCTCACCGAGGCAACCGGCATCGCGACGATGTGCCGGCACGACGACGATCCCGAGACCATCTCGCGCACCGCCGGCCGCGCGATTCCCGGCACCGAGGTGCGCGCGGTCGACGACGACAATCAGCCGGTGCCTGCGGGCGAGCCGGGTGAGGTGGTCGTTCGGGGCTACAACGTGATGAAGGGCTTCATCCACGACGAAGAAGCCACGAAAGAGGCGATCGACGCCGACGGTTGGCTGCACACCGGCGACATCGGCGTGCTCGACGAGCGCGGCAACCTGCGCATCACCGATCGGCTCAAGGACATGTTCGTGGTCGGTGGTTTCAACGCCTATCCGGCCGAGATCGAGCAGATGATCATGCGGCATCCGAAGGTGTCGGAGGCGGCGGCGGTCGGCATCCCGGACGAGCGGCTGGGTGAGGTGTGTCGCGTCTACATCATTGCCCGGCACGGCGTCGAGCTGACCGAGACCGAGATCATCGAGTACTGCCGGGAGCGGCTGGCCAACTTCAAGGTCCCCCGCGAGGTGCTGATCGTGCCCGAGCTGCCCCGCAACGCCTCGGGCAAGGTGCTGCGCTACGTACTGCGGGCGCAGGCAGCCGGGCAACCCACCCACGCGTGA
- a CDS encoding enoyl-CoA hydratase-related protein, producing MSHYESVDGLVVTLDESVLRLRIDRAERHNALTDDTVAAMITAIDRAGEDEAVRVIALSGTGADFCSGFDLGTRGRPAVKPRAGATQRNLRNGVNRLISTVLETQTPIVAAATGHVIGLGFALVLASDFAVVASDARLRTPFTTMGFTPDSGTSWLLPRIAGVARAKELLLLGREISGAQAAEWGLVHRAVPAADVTAAANELVAELARSATVAVGLAKLLVQRGLTLDLERQLADEALAIELSSRSEDFAEYWRSKREQRAPDFTGR from the coding sequence GTGAGCCACTACGAATCGGTCGACGGGTTGGTCGTCACCCTCGACGAGTCGGTGCTGCGGCTGCGGATCGATCGAGCCGAGCGGCACAACGCGCTGACCGACGACACGGTCGCCGCGATGATCACGGCGATCGATCGCGCCGGCGAAGACGAAGCCGTGCGCGTGATCGCGTTGTCGGGCACCGGTGCCGACTTCTGCTCCGGGTTCGATTTGGGGACGCGCGGGCGACCCGCGGTGAAGCCGCGCGCCGGTGCGACGCAACGCAATCTCCGCAATGGTGTGAACCGGTTGATCTCGACCGTGCTCGAGACGCAGACGCCGATCGTCGCGGCCGCGACCGGTCACGTCATCGGGCTCGGCTTCGCGCTGGTGCTCGCTTCGGACTTCGCGGTCGTCGCTTCGGACGCGCGTTTGCGGACGCCGTTCACGACGATGGGCTTCACGCCCGACTCGGGAACGTCGTGGCTGCTGCCCCGCATCGCCGGCGTCGCGCGCGCGAAGGAGCTGCTGCTGCTCGGTCGCGAGATCAGCGGCGCGCAGGCCGCCGAGTGGGGGCTCGTTCACCGCGCGGTTCCCGCGGCGGACGTGACGGCCGCCGCGAACGAGCTCGTCGCCGAGCTGGCACGGAGCGCGACGGTCGCGGTCGGGCTCGCGAAGCTGCTCGTGCAGCGGGGCCTGACCCTCGATCTCGAACGTCAGCTCGCCGACGAGGCCCTCGCGATCGAGCTGTCGAGCCGTTCCGAAGACTTCGCCGAGTACTGGCGCTCGAAGCGCGAGCAGCGCGCTCCCGACTTCACCGGCCGCTGA
- a CDS encoding acyl-CoA dehydrogenase family protein — protein sequence MPLDRSSSADAIRASVSEWVREHVPESWRAAAEQGGRDAIRRVRGRAEYEAWYPQFAASGLAVATWPVAYGGLNLELAQAQVAESVLAPFNLGRLNPLGLNSAGPALFAHGTEEQRLRFLPPLVRNEEKWCQLLSEPGAGSDLASLATRAERDGDEWVLNGQKVWTTWAHVSDFAICLARSDPGVVKRRGLTYFLVDLHAPGVDVRPLRHIGGEIDFNEVFLDGVRVPDFQRVGAVGEGWRVAASTLAGERQMVSGSGSGGVDRIGGSGIERVIARAKELGRTNDPIARDRLAALFAEERVRGWTNQRVRAAVRAGATTGPAASIGKVHQGALNQRIQMLATDLLGAHAMAWDPSTADPSTPDPSTPDAWADDLPFEVKGMLRSRANTIEGGTSEVNRNILGEKVLGLPREPDPFVDTPWEAVPRS from the coding sequence CTGCCGTTGGACCGGTCGTCGAGCGCCGATGCGATCCGAGCATCGGTGAGCGAGTGGGTTCGCGAGCACGTGCCCGAGTCGTGGCGCGCGGCGGCCGAGCAGGGTGGCCGCGACGCGATCCGCAGGGTGCGCGGCCGCGCCGAATACGAGGCCTGGTATCCGCAGTTCGCGGCGAGCGGGCTTGCGGTCGCGACATGGCCGGTCGCGTACGGCGGGCTCAACCTCGAGCTCGCGCAGGCGCAGGTCGCGGAGTCGGTGCTCGCGCCGTTCAACCTCGGACGGCTCAACCCGCTCGGCCTCAACAGCGCCGGGCCCGCGCTGTTCGCGCACGGTACCGAGGAGCAGCGGCTGCGGTTCCTGCCCCCGCTGGTGCGCAACGAGGAGAAGTGGTGCCAGCTGCTCAGCGAGCCGGGCGCGGGATCCGACCTCGCATCGCTCGCGACGCGCGCCGAGCGCGACGGCGACGAGTGGGTCTTGAACGGGCAGAAGGTCTGGACGACGTGGGCGCACGTCTCGGACTTCGCGATCTGCCTCGCGCGCAGTGATCCCGGTGTCGTGAAGCGGCGCGGCCTCACGTACTTCCTCGTCGACCTGCACGCGCCCGGCGTCGACGTGCGACCGCTGCGCCACATCGGTGGCGAGATCGACTTCAACGAGGTGTTCCTCGACGGCGTGCGCGTCCCCGACTTCCAGCGCGTCGGCGCCGTCGGTGAAGGCTGGCGGGTCGCGGCGTCGACGCTCGCGGGCGAGCGGCAGATGGTGTCGGGGTCGGGGTCCGGCGGTGTCGACCGCATCGGCGGTTCGGGGATCGAGCGCGTCATCGCCCGCGCGAAGGAGCTCGGTCGCACGAACGACCCGATCGCGCGCGACCGGCTCGCGGCACTGTTCGCCGAGGAGCGCGTGCGCGGGTGGACGAACCAGCGCGTGCGCGCCGCGGTGCGCGCGGGCGCGACTACCGGGCCCGCGGCGTCGATCGGCAAGGTGCACCAGGGCGCGCTGAACCAGCGCATCCAGATGCTCGCGACCGATCTCCTCGGCGCGCACGCGATGGCGTGGGATCCGTCGACCGCCGACCCGTCGACACCCGACCCGTCGACACCCGATGCCTGGGCCGACGACCTGCCCTTCGAGGTGAAGGGCATGCTCCGCAGCCGCGCCAACACGATCGAGGGCGGCACCAGCGAGGTGAACCGCAACATTCTCGGCGAGAAGGTGCTCGGCCTGCCGCGCGAGCCCGATCCGTTCGTCGACACGCCGTGGGAAGCCGTGCCGCGATCGTGA